Proteins encoded in a region of the Streptomyces violaceoruber genome:
- a CDS encoding beta-L-arabinofuranosidase domain-containing protein yields the protein MFGADGNGICGHPEIETALAELARATAESRYLEQARLLVERRGHGTLPDIEFGRPYYQDDHPVREADVLRGHAVRVLYLAAGATDVAVETGDTELLAAVERQWEATVARRTYITGGMGAHHRDESFGDDYVLPPTPAARPTRTASGTSRSLRPTHWPARAGTSWHGPSA from the coding sequence ATGTTCGGCGCGGACGGCAACGGCATCTGCGGACACCCCGAGATCGAGACGGCCCTGGCCGAACTCGCCCGCGCCACCGCCGAGTCCCGCTACTTGGAACAGGCCCGCCTGCTCGTCGAGCGGCGCGGCCACGGCACTCTGCCCGACATCGAGTTCGGCCGCCCCTACTACCAGGACGACCACCCCGTACGAGAGGCGGACGTGCTACGCGGGCACGCGGTCCGTGTGCTCTACCTCGCAGCCGGAGCCACCGACGTGGCTGTCGAGACCGGCGACACCGAGCTCCTGGCAGCCGTCGAACGCCAGTGGGAGGCAACGGTGGCCCGGCGCACCTACATCACCGGCGGCATGGGGGCCCACCACCGCGACGAGTCGTTCGGCGACGACTACGTCCTGCCGCCTACACCGGCAGCGCGGCCCACGCGAACGGCATCAGGGACTTCACGCTCACTCAGGCCTACACACTGGCCGGCGCGGGCGGGAACCAGCTGGCATGGACCATCCGCCTGA
- a CDS encoding DUF5695 domain-containing protein, producing the protein MKNTSTERLEFQDLGFPLLMNAWWNGGNQKGIYEQNVGRHSFVGKDGSYIYWQRPNGVGPFLVMVPNAGTSLEFKNKARYNEGPFAEQDPSWEGVVEYFIHSKNISVERATKTAKYLPATSLILEPGAERTYGFTFRWAADYANLRNVLYDAGVVDAVSLPGMVVPQDTKATLAVRAKGGIQQVGGESGKNITVTARGTRKGYTLYDLAFPGLGAHQVTVRYDNGRQSVLQYYSVKPIEELVTAHATFLATKQQARTARGYNGAYLQWDMSRRKQITWDDYPGGGWKEWMAGGSDDLGLAPAAFLSEKNVSAPNQNKVASLDYYIEHFLLGYLQGRTENGTRTYQVYRWYDGQDGTPKDQGVWRAYNYVHIANTYLNLYKIAKRYPHITTRLTATEYLLMGYRTLEAMFTKIPQPTPIGDAAHDLGLMGELLHPDMLARLREEGRSAEAQRLDGFLQGKRDKIFAQEYPFASEMSIDTTGFEACYTLAKMYGNTALAAKVTRASLAARGNQPLWYFYGSDNRHMGESWWNLGYECQLGAWQQQDYLYSYATTSGGEFDEMMRSTYGAYLAGWANINAGQISADAANIGAASWQFQSEKGTCNYNWIPLLDGWWAWSGEADLGFWGALRAATVNVVEDRIVGLYAYGGEVTEQNGTYVITPKDGVRQRLALYNKGKFGLQIDKARFTRAQVSADLRDIRVTLQSVVTGSYSPDITLRNLPAGTYQVSVNGGASRSVVSNGGEVVVKDVRTLTGNGHVVRVVAM; encoded by the coding sequence CTGAAGAACACGTCCACCGAGCGTCTCGAATTCCAGGATCTCGGGTTCCCCCTGCTGATGAACGCCTGGTGGAACGGCGGCAACCAGAAGGGGATCTACGAGCAGAACGTCGGCCGCCACTCCTTCGTCGGCAAAGACGGGTCGTACATCTACTGGCAGCGCCCCAACGGAGTCGGACCGTTCCTGGTGATGGTGCCCAACGCCGGCACCTCCCTGGAGTTCAAGAACAAGGCGCGGTACAACGAAGGGCCGTTCGCCGAGCAGGACCCGTCGTGGGAAGGAGTGGTGGAGTACTTCATCCACTCCAAGAACATCTCCGTCGAACGGGCCACGAAGACGGCCAAGTACCTTCCAGCGACCTCGCTGATCCTCGAACCCGGGGCCGAGAGGACGTACGGGTTCACCTTCCGCTGGGCGGCCGACTACGCGAACCTGCGCAACGTCCTCTACGACGCCGGGGTCGTCGACGCCGTATCGCTGCCCGGCATGGTCGTCCCGCAGGATACGAAGGCCACCCTCGCGGTGCGGGCCAAGGGCGGCATCCAGCAGGTCGGCGGAGAGAGCGGCAAGAACATCACCGTCACCGCCCGAGGCACCCGCAAGGGCTACACCCTGTACGACCTCGCCTTCCCCGGGCTCGGTGCCCACCAGGTCACCGTCCGCTACGACAACGGCAGACAGTCGGTACTGCAGTACTACTCGGTCAAGCCGATCGAGGAACTCGTCACCGCGCACGCGACGTTCCTCGCCACCAAACAGCAGGCCAGGACGGCCCGCGGATACAACGGCGCCTACCTCCAGTGGGACATGAGCCGCAGGAAGCAGATCACCTGGGACGACTACCCCGGCGGCGGCTGGAAGGAATGGATGGCCGGCGGCTCCGACGACCTCGGACTCGCCCCCGCGGCCTTCCTCTCCGAGAAGAACGTCTCCGCCCCGAACCAGAACAAGGTCGCCTCGCTCGACTACTACATCGAGCACTTCCTCCTCGGCTACCTCCAGGGCAGGACCGAGAACGGCACGCGCACCTACCAGGTGTACCGCTGGTACGACGGGCAGGACGGCACCCCCAAGGACCAGGGCGTCTGGCGGGCGTACAACTACGTGCACATCGCGAACACGTACCTGAACCTGTACAAGATCGCCAAGAGGTACCCGCACATCACGACGCGTCTCACGGCCACCGAGTACCTGCTGATGGGGTACCGGACACTCGAAGCGATGTTCACGAAGATCCCTCAGCCCACTCCGATCGGGGACGCCGCTCACGATCTGGGCCTGATGGGCGAGCTGCTCCATCCCGACATGCTCGCCCGGCTCAGGGAGGAGGGCCGCAGCGCCGAGGCCCAGCGCCTGGACGGCTTCCTTCAGGGCAAACGGGACAAGATCTTCGCGCAGGAGTACCCCTTCGCGTCAGAGATGAGCATCGACACCACCGGCTTCGAGGCCTGCTACACCCTGGCCAAGATGTACGGCAACACCGCGCTGGCCGCCAAGGTCACCCGGGCGTCCCTCGCCGCCCGCGGCAACCAGCCGCTGTGGTACTTCTACGGCTCGGACAACCGGCACATGGGCGAGTCCTGGTGGAACCTCGGGTACGAGTGTCAGCTCGGGGCATGGCAACAACAGGACTACCTGTACTCCTACGCCACCACCAGCGGCGGCGAGTTCGACGAGATGATGCGCAGCACCTACGGGGCGTACCTGGCCGGCTGGGCGAACATCAACGCGGGGCAGATCAGCGCCGACGCCGCCAACATCGGAGCTGCCTCCTGGCAGTTCCAGAGCGAGAAGGGCACCTGCAACTACAACTGGATCCCCCTGCTGGACGGCTGGTGGGCGTGGTCGGGCGAAGCCGACCTGGGGTTCTGGGGCGCTCTGCGGGCCGCCACCGTCAACGTCGTCGAGGACCGGATCGTCGGACTCTATGCCTACGGCGGCGAGGTGACCGAGCAGAACGGGACGTACGTCATCACCCCCAAGGACGGAGTGCGGCAGCGTCTGGCGCTGTACAACAAGGGGAAGTTCGGTCTCCAGATCGACAAGGCGAGGTTCACCAGGGCGCAGGTGTCGGCCGACCTGCGGGACATCCGGGTCACCCTCCAGAGCGTGGTCACGGGCAGCTATTCGCCCGACATCACGCTGCGCAACCTGCCGGCGGGGACCTACCAGGTGTCCGTCAACGGGGGTGCGTCCCGCAGCGTGGTCAGCAACGGCGGCGAGGTTGTCGTCAAGGACGTCCGGACCCTCACCGGCAACGGACACGTCGTGCGGGTAGTGGCGATGTGA
- a CDS encoding ArsR/SmtB family transcription factor has product MLTLAADIEVLARFGRALADPIRCRILLTLREAPAYPADLAEALQISRTRLSNHLACLRDCGLVVTVPDGRRSRYELADERLGHALDDLRAAVVAVDADRTCPDADEKGCC; this is encoded by the coding sequence GTGCTGACTCTCGCTGCCGATATCGAAGTCCTGGCGCGGTTCGGTCGTGCGCTCGCCGACCCCATCCGCTGCCGGATCCTGCTCACCCTGCGCGAAGCCCCGGCCTACCCGGCCGACCTCGCTGAGGCTCTGCAGATCTCCCGCACCCGGCTGTCCAATCATCTGGCGTGCCTGCGCGACTGCGGTCTGGTCGTCACCGTTCCGGACGGCCGCCGCAGCCGCTACGAACTCGCCGACGAACGTCTCGGACACGCGCTGGACGACCTGCGCGCCGCCGTGGTCGCTGTCGATGCAGACCGCACCTGCCCGGACGCGGACGAGAAGGGGTGCTGCTGA
- a CDS encoding cation transporter, which yields MTAVSLGPSPARRDALARRIRLLVTATIGYNVVEAVVAITAGTIASSTALIGFGLDSVIEVSSAAAVAWQFSARDPAVREAREKRTLRIIAFSFFALALYVTVDSVRALTGTGEAGHSVPGIVLAGLSLAIMPFLSAAQRKAGREIGSASAVADSKQTLLCTYLSAVLLVGLLVNLLLGWTWADPVAALVISAIAVKEGRDAWQGRGCCAAPTWATPQAGADTHNCDCCS from the coding sequence ATGACCGCGGTATCTCTCGGCCCGAGCCCGGCCCGCCGGGATGCGCTGGCCCGACGCATACGCCTTCTGGTCACCGCGACCATCGGCTACAACGTCGTCGAGGCAGTCGTCGCCATCACGGCCGGTACCATCGCCTCCTCGACCGCGCTGATCGGCTTCGGGCTCGACTCCGTCATCGAAGTCTCCTCCGCCGCAGCCGTAGCCTGGCAGTTCTCCGCCCGCGACCCTGCTGTCCGGGAAGCCCGTGAGAAGCGCACCCTGCGGATCATCGCCTTCTCCTTCTTCGCGCTCGCCCTGTACGTCACCGTCGACTCCGTGCGCGCGCTGACCGGCACTGGCGAAGCCGGACACTCGGTTCCGGGCATCGTGCTCGCCGGCCTCTCCTTGGCGATCATGCCCTTCCTGTCCGCCGCCCAACGCAAGGCCGGCCGAGAAATCGGCTCCGCCTCCGCCGTCGCAGATTCCAAGCAGACCCTGCTCTGTACCTACCTCTCCGCCGTACTCCTGGTTGGCCTGCTGGTCAACCTCCTGCTCGGCTGGACATGGGCCGACCCGGTCGCTGCCCTCGTCATCTCGGCCATCGCCGTCAAGGAAGGCCGCGACGCCTGGCAGGGCAGGGGCTGCTGCGCGGCTCCCACCTGGGCGACGCCGCAGGCCGGTGCCGACACCCACAACTGCGACTGCTGCAGCTGA
- a CDS encoding PP2C family protein-serine/threonine phosphatase translates to MRVPSSGGSDDSRTSWQWRETSVLLVEDDPGDALLVEELVADSTLKMDLRWVRSMAEAREALAAERPDCVLLDLNLPDTQGLEAVSGIRVHADQVAVVVLTGLAEEETGLAAVAAGAQDYLVKGRVEPELFGRAVRYAIQRKQAEQAAVALQASQMQAQENARLERGLLPRPLLHDATVDVVTRYRPGRAHALLGGDLYDIVQSTDGAVHALIGDVSGHGPDEAALGVALRIAWRTLVLSGVTGAEQIARLEEILVAERGGPQVFATLTSLTRRPGEPHVRMIRAGHPGLLLRTGDRVEWVEVDGGPALGVVPDAARWPVRELKVPQDAALVLFTDGLFEGHIGRGRERLGEERLLRMAREVATLPPDAFVDELIERAESLAESQGGLADDVAVLHLRWK, encoded by the coding sequence ATACGTGTGCCCTCGTCCGGCGGGAGTGACGACTCGCGGACATCCTGGCAATGGCGGGAGACCTCGGTTCTGCTGGTCGAGGACGACCCCGGGGATGCCCTGCTGGTGGAGGAACTCGTCGCCGACAGTACGTTGAAGATGGACCTGCGCTGGGTCCGTTCGATGGCCGAGGCACGCGAGGCGCTCGCGGCCGAGCGGCCCGACTGCGTCCTACTGGATCTGAACCTGCCGGACACCCAGGGCCTGGAAGCGGTGTCCGGCATTCGAGTCCACGCCGATCAGGTCGCTGTCGTCGTGCTCACCGGCCTCGCGGAGGAGGAGACAGGGCTGGCGGCGGTGGCGGCCGGGGCCCAGGACTACCTCGTCAAGGGGCGTGTCGAGCCCGAGCTGTTCGGGCGGGCGGTGCGCTACGCGATCCAGCGCAAGCAGGCAGAGCAGGCGGCCGTGGCCCTGCAGGCGAGTCAGATGCAGGCTCAGGAGAACGCCCGGCTGGAGCGCGGCCTGCTGCCCCGCCCCCTGCTGCACGACGCCACGGTGGACGTCGTGACCCGCTACCGGCCCGGCCGCGCGCACGCACTGCTCGGCGGCGACCTGTACGACATCGTGCAGAGCACCGACGGCGCCGTACACGCGCTCATCGGCGACGTCTCCGGACACGGGCCCGACGAGGCGGCCCTCGGTGTCGCACTGCGCATCGCCTGGCGCACCCTGGTGCTCAGCGGCGTCACCGGCGCCGAACAGATAGCCCGGCTGGAGGAGATCCTGGTGGCCGAGCGCGGCGGACCGCAGGTCTTCGCCACGCTGACGAGCCTCACCAGACGACCGGGGGAACCGCATGTGCGGATGATCCGTGCCGGCCACCCCGGACTGCTGCTGCGCACCGGCGACCGAGTGGAGTGGGTGGAGGTCGACGGCGGTCCCGCGCTGGGCGTCGTACCCGATGCCGCGCGCTGGCCGGTGCGGGAACTGAAGGTGCCGCAGGACGCGGCTTTGGTGCTGTTCACCGACGGGCTCTTCGAGGGACACATCGGCCGTGGCAGGGAGCGGCTGGGCGAGGAAAGGCTGCTGCGTATGGCGCGGGAGGTGGCGACCCTGCCCCCGGACGCCTTCGTCGACGAGCTGATCGAGCGGGCCGAATCACTCGCGGAGAGCCAGGGCGGCCTGGCCGACGACGTGGCCGTGCTGCACCTGCGCTGGAAATGA
- a CDS encoding sensor histidine kinase: MGRRLTVQGWFHVVLALMVLMVVGGSVVGARLLEETSDVTDRLADRLQPAQTETYRLQAGLINQETGARGYAIAGDRQFLAPYTQGKAEEARAAARLRELIGDQPRLLADLEAVERQAADWRRTYAEPLVADVSSGESRKSVRATVERGKKVFDEIRDAWETQNADLAEAVADGKEDLAGARTERNVILGAMVAVFLLAGGILAVLVKVLVARPVKALSRASRRVSGGDFDHVILGGGPADLAAVADAVEGMRQRIVAELDASYRQQEVLTRQTADLDAQAVELRRSNAELEQFAYVASHDLQEPLRKVASFCQLLEKRYGDKLDDRGRQYIDFAVDGAKRMQVLINDLLTFSRVGRLNDARVEVDLDQVLTKALANLDTAITETGAHVERPERLPKVVGDPMLLGMVWQNLVGNAVKFRHPDRTPNVGITCEEDADSPGTWRLCVTDNGIGIPEEFAEKVFVIFQRLHGRDAYGGTGIGLALCKKIVEHHGGHIRLDTGHTGGTRICFTLPSGDGTADGTDSHTEDKTLS; this comes from the coding sequence ATGGGCCGGCGGCTTACGGTGCAGGGCTGGTTCCACGTGGTCCTGGCGCTGATGGTGCTCATGGTCGTAGGCGGCAGCGTCGTGGGTGCCCGGCTGCTGGAGGAGACGTCGGACGTCACCGACCGGCTGGCCGACCGCTTGCAGCCGGCTCAGACGGAGACGTACCGACTGCAGGCGGGGTTGATCAACCAGGAGACCGGGGCGCGCGGTTACGCCATTGCCGGCGACCGCCAGTTCCTCGCCCCGTACACGCAGGGCAAGGCGGAGGAAGCCCGTGCGGCGGCGCGGCTGCGTGAGCTGATCGGGGACCAGCCCCGGCTGCTCGCGGACCTGGAGGCGGTGGAGCGCCAGGCGGCCGACTGGCGGCGTACCTACGCCGAGCCGCTCGTGGCCGACGTGTCCTCCGGCGAGTCCCGAAAGTCCGTCCGGGCCACGGTGGAGCGGGGGAAGAAGGTCTTCGACGAGATCCGCGACGCCTGGGAGACCCAGAACGCGGACCTCGCCGAGGCCGTGGCGGACGGCAAGGAGGACCTTGCCGGGGCCCGCACCGAGCGCAACGTGATCCTCGGTGCCATGGTGGCGGTCTTTCTGCTGGCCGGTGGGATCCTCGCGGTTCTCGTCAAGGTGCTGGTGGCCCGTCCTGTCAAGGCCCTCAGTCGAGCCTCCCGCCGGGTGAGCGGCGGTGACTTCGACCATGTGATCCTCGGTGGAGGGCCGGCCGACCTCGCCGCGGTGGCGGACGCGGTCGAGGGCATGCGGCAGCGGATCGTCGCCGAGCTCGACGCCTCCTACCGCCAGCAGGAGGTCCTCACCCGGCAGACCGCCGACCTGGACGCGCAGGCAGTGGAACTGCGCCGTTCCAACGCCGAACTGGAGCAGTTCGCCTACGTCGCCTCGCACGACCTGCAGGAGCCGCTGCGCAAGGTGGCCTCCTTCTGCCAGCTGCTGGAGAAGCGGTACGGTGACAAACTCGACGACCGCGGCCGGCAGTACATCGACTTCGCCGTCGACGGGGCCAAGCGCATGCAGGTGCTCATCAACGACCTGCTCACCTTCTCGCGGGTCGGGCGCCTCAATGACGCCCGGGTCGAAGTCGACCTCGACCAGGTCCTCACCAAGGCCCTGGCCAACCTGGACACGGCCATCACGGAGACCGGCGCCCACGTCGAACGACCGGAGCGGCTCCCCAAGGTGGTCGGCGATCCGATGCTGCTGGGCATGGTCTGGCAGAACCTGGTCGGCAACGCCGTCAAGTTCCGGCACCCCGACCGCACCCCGAACGTCGGGATCACCTGCGAAGAGGATGCGGACAGCCCCGGTACCTGGCGACTGTGCGTCACCGACAACGGCATCGGCATTCCTGAGGAGTTCGCGGAGAAGGTCTTCGTCATCTTCCAGCGGCTGCACGGCCGGGACGCCTACGGGGGGACCGGCATCGGACTGGCCCTGTGCAAGAAGATCGTCGAACACCACGGCGGTCACATCCGGCTCGACACCGGCCACACCGGTGGCACTCGCATCTGCTTCACCCTGCCCTCCGGCGACGGCACGGCCGACGGCACCGACTCTCACACCGAGGACAAGACCCTGTCATGA
- a CDS encoding response regulator: MTTYDATPIDVLLVEDDPGDELMTREAFEDNKIGNTLHVVRDGEEALDFLYRRGGHAEAPRPDLILLDLNLPKYDGRQVLEKIKSDQDLSDIPVVVLTTSSAEEDILRSYKLHANAYVTKPVDLDQFIAAVRQIDDFFVQVVRLPRRPA; this comes from the coding sequence ATGACCACCTATGACGCGACCCCCATCGACGTGCTCCTCGTCGAGGACGACCCGGGCGACGAGCTGATGACCCGCGAGGCGTTCGAGGACAACAAGATCGGCAACACCCTGCACGTCGTGCGGGACGGAGAGGAAGCCCTCGACTTCCTCTACCGACGTGGCGGGCACGCCGAGGCTCCGCGGCCCGACCTCATCCTGCTCGACCTCAACCTGCCCAAGTACGACGGGCGTCAGGTGCTGGAGAAGATCAAGTCCGATCAGGATCTGAGCGACATCCCCGTCGTGGTGCTCACCACCTCGTCGGCCGAAGAGGACATTCTCCGCAGCTACAAGCTGCACGCGAACGCCTACGTCACCAAGCCCGTCGATCTGGACCAGTTCATCGCTGCGGTCCGCCAGATCGACGACTTCTTCGTGCAGGTGGTACGCCTGCCCCGGCGCCCGGCCTGA
- a CDS encoding STAS domain-containing protein yields the protein MSVEAEVTVTVVDDVRIVRVAGDYDAEGAETLAHALALPAETGTSGTVVDLAKVTFADSSFLHTLLAAQYRHQTSGIPLVLAEVTPLLRRLLELTDVARAFTVAQTVPTATETVHARKSSTRRQ from the coding sequence ATGAGCGTCGAAGCCGAAGTCACCGTCACCGTGGTCGATGACGTGCGGATTGTTCGGGTCGCCGGAGACTACGACGCCGAAGGGGCCGAAACCCTGGCGCATGCGCTCGCCCTCCCCGCCGAGACCGGCACGTCCGGCACCGTGGTGGACCTCGCCAAGGTGACCTTCGCCGACTCCTCGTTCCTGCACACGCTGCTCGCCGCCCAGTACCGGCACCAGACGTCCGGCATCCCCCTGGTACTCGCCGAAGTCACCCCGCTTCTCCGGCGCTTGCTGGAGCTGACCGACGTCGCCCGTGCCTTCACCGTGGCGCAGACGGTTCCGACCGCCACTGAAACGGTCCACGCCCGCAAGTCCAGCACTCGCCGACAGTGA
- a CDS encoding ATP-binding protein, with translation MNTTDTESGRLQPPFSAATARAHVRELLLTRAPDTLPVIIDDVLLVVTELITNAQRHGGGLTAFDVRLTDDTITVSVTDASPDMPRAIPHSRPLAPGGFGWTLIRRLSRHVAITPAATGKTIEAVIDTGARTGLAEERRHRGPASLH, from the coding sequence ATGAACACCACGGACACCGAATCCGGTCGGCTGCAGCCGCCCTTCAGCGCCGCGACCGCCCGCGCTCACGTCCGGGAGCTCTTGCTGACCCGTGCCCCCGACACCCTGCCTGTGATCATCGACGACGTCCTGCTCGTGGTCACTGAACTGATCACCAATGCCCAGCGGCACGGAGGTGGCCTGACCGCCTTCGACGTCCGCCTCACGGACGACACCATCACCGTCAGCGTCACCGATGCCTCACCGGACATGCCCCGCGCCATACCGCACAGCCGCCCCTTGGCCCCGGGGGGCTTCGGCTGGACACTGATACGCCGGCTCAGTCGCCACGTGGCGATAACGCCTGCGGCGACGGGAAAGACGATCGAGGCCGTCATCGACACCGGCGCCCGCACCGGTCTGGCCGAAGAACGACGTCACCGGGGCCCTGCCAGCCTTCACTAG
- a CDS encoding sigma-70 family RNA polymerase sigma factor: protein MISPALSAACGKTHRPARTPEERTPADELVTAWALTARGGDPEAVERFVGALHRDVRRFVAYLSADPQAADDLAQDTFLRALGSLHRFEGRSSARVWLLSIARRAVIDNYRYASARPRLADVDDWQDAAERAQERGLPGFEDGIALADLLSALPAERREAFVLTQLVGLPYAEAAELSGCPVGTVRSRVARARAALVDLLEDAERPAAQRASA from the coding sequence GTGATCAGTCCAGCCCTGTCCGCCGCATGCGGCAAGACCCATCGACCCGCGAGAACGCCCGAGGAGCGGACACCCGCCGACGAGTTGGTCACGGCCTGGGCGCTCACTGCCCGCGGTGGCGATCCGGAAGCCGTCGAGAGGTTCGTCGGCGCCCTGCACCGAGACGTCCGGCGCTTCGTCGCGTACCTCAGTGCCGACCCGCAGGCCGCCGACGACCTCGCACAGGACACCTTCCTGCGGGCCTTGGGCAGCCTGCACCGTTTCGAGGGCCGCTCCTCCGCCCGGGTCTGGCTGCTGTCCATCGCCCGCCGAGCGGTGATCGACAACTACCGCTACGCGTCGGCCCGGCCGCGTCTCGCCGACGTCGACGACTGGCAGGATGCCGCCGAACGCGCCCAGGAGCGCGGTCTGCCGGGCTTCGAAGACGGCATCGCCCTCGCCGATCTGCTGTCCGCCCTGCCCGCCGAACGCCGCGAGGCATTCGTCCTCACCCAACTCGTCGGTCTCCCTTACGCGGAGGCGGCCGAGCTGAGTGGTTGCCCGGTCGGGACGGTCCGGTCGAGGGTCGCCCGGGCCCGTGCCGCACTGGTGGACCTGCTGGAGGACGCGGAACGGCCCGCCGCTCAGAGGGCTTCGGCCTGA
- a CDS encoding sigma-70 family RNA polymerase sigma factor encodes MTPALPTATDDTVTAWALAAAAGDSEAVDRFVRELQRDVRRYVAYLADDVQAADDLTQDTFLRALTALPRFEGRSSARVWLLSIARRAVVDSLRRAACRPRTACTDDWQAAAERAQPTGLPGFDEGIALWELVDSLPGERREAFVLTQLLGLPYAEAAEMSRCPVGTVRSRVSRARTALAEWAADESVPRHPAERAAA; translated from the coding sequence ATGACCCCTGCCCTGCCCACCGCGACCGATGACACGGTCACCGCCTGGGCGCTCGCCGCCGCCGCGGGCGACAGCGAGGCGGTCGACCGCTTCGTCCGGGAGCTGCAACGCGATGTGCGCCGCTACGTGGCGTACCTCGCCGACGACGTGCAGGCGGCGGACGATCTGACCCAGGACACGTTCCTGCGCGCCCTCACGGCACTGCCCCGGTTCGAGGGGCGTTCGTCGGCGCGCGTGTGGCTGCTGTCCATCGCCCGCCGGGCCGTCGTCGACAGTCTGCGCCGCGCCGCGTGCCGGCCCCGGACCGCCTGCACCGACGACTGGCAGGCCGCTGCCGAACGCGCCCAGCCGACGGGGCTTCCCGGCTTCGACGAGGGCATCGCGCTGTGGGAGCTGGTCGACTCGCTGCCCGGTGAGCGCCGTGAGGCATTCGTCCTGACCCAGCTCCTGGGGCTGCCGTACGCGGAGGCCGCCGAAATGAGCCGGTGCCCGGTCGGCACGGTGCGTTCCCGGGTGTCCCGCGCCCGGACGGCCCTGGCCGAGTGGGCCGCGGACGAGTCCGTCCCCCGCCACCCGGCGGAGCGGGCCGCGGCCTGA
- a CDS encoding PepSY-associated TM helix domain-containing protein, with product MSESPPLPDTPVTPPSSAAAEVVPPRSGDVTKPVTATGAGSGTTRASLRPLLLRLHFYAGVVVGPFLLVAAVTGLAYTAAPQIESVLYEHELKVTPRGSAEPLAEQVAAAERAVPDGTLLSVTKGAGPTDSTRVTFGKDGLAEGYTLTAFVDPYDHEVLGTLETFGQWLPARAWLDDLHRNLHLGEFGRNYSELAASWLWVEVLGGLALWAGTPRNRQRLRRLVVPDGGAKGRRRTMSWHGAVGLWASVGLLGLSATGLTWSGHAGASIGEVQDALGGSTPAVSTALPAVGSGKEDAGRTRDVGIDAAVAAAQDAGLRGVLVVTPPSEAGTAYVVKENTRSWPVRQDSVAVAPATGEVTQTLRFDDFPVLAKLTSWGINAHMGLLFGLVNQIVLALLAIGLIAMILWGYRMWWLRRPTRSEGFALGRAPARGAWRRIPGRVLAPALVLAAVIGYYLPLFGLPLLVFLVVDVTVGVVRRRGTGAGA from the coding sequence ATGTCGGAGAGCCCACCGCTGCCGGACACACCGGTGACGCCACCGTCGAGCGCAGCGGCCGAAGTCGTGCCGCCCCGGTCGGGAGACGTCACCAAGCCCGTGACGGCGACCGGTGCCGGCAGCGGGACGACGCGGGCAAGTCTGCGTCCCCTGCTGCTGCGCCTGCACTTCTACGCCGGTGTGGTCGTCGGCCCGTTCCTCCTCGTCGCCGCGGTGACCGGACTCGCCTACACGGCCGCACCGCAGATCGAGTCGGTCCTCTACGAGCACGAGTTGAAGGTGACGCCGCGGGGCTCGGCGGAACCGCTCGCCGAGCAGGTGGCCGCGGCCGAACGCGCCGTCCCGGACGGCACGCTGCTGTCGGTGACCAAGGGGGCCGGCCCCACCGACTCCACCCGCGTCACCTTCGGCAAGGACGGGCTGGCCGAGGGCTACACACTGACCGCGTTCGTCGACCCGTACGACCACGAGGTACTGGGCACCCTGGAAACCTTCGGCCAGTGGCTGCCGGCGCGAGCGTGGCTCGACGACCTTCACCGGAACCTGCACCTGGGCGAGTTCGGCCGCAACTACAGCGAACTCGCCGCCAGCTGGCTGTGGGTGGAGGTGCTCGGCGGACTCGCCCTGTGGGCCGGCACTCCGCGCAACCGGCAGCGGTTGCGGCGTCTGGTGGTGCCGGACGGTGGTGCCAAGGGGCGGCGACGCACGATGTCGTGGCACGGTGCGGTGGGACTGTGGGCCTCGGTCGGCCTGCTCGGCCTGTCGGCGACCGGCCTGACCTGGTCCGGTCACGCGGGCGCGAGCATCGGAGAGGTGCAGGACGCGCTGGGCGGCTCCACACCCGCGGTGTCCACCGCGCTTCCCGCCGTCGGCAGCGGAAAGGAAGATGCCGGGAGAACGAGGGACGTCGGCATCGACGCGGCGGTGGCCGCCGCGCAGGACGCCGGCCTGCGCGGCGTGCTGGTCGTCACCCCGCCATCCGAGGCCGGAACCGCGTACGTCGTGAAGGAGAACACCCGTTCCTGGCCCGTACGGCAGGACTCGGTGGCGGTCGCCCCGGCCACCGGCGAGGTGACCCAGACCCTGCGTTTCGACGACTTCCCCGTACTGGCCAAGCTGACGAGCTGGGGCATCAACGCCCACATGGGTCTGCTCTTCGGCCTGGTCAACCAGATCGTTCTGGCGCTGCTCGCGATCGGGCTGATCGCGATGATCCTCTGGGGGTACCGCATGTGGTGGCTGCGCCGTCCGACCCGCAGCGAGGGTTTCGCTCTCGGCCGTGCGCCGGCGCGCGGCGCCTGGCGGCGGATACCGGGACGCGTCCTGGCCCCCGCCTTGGTGCTCGCCGCCGTCATCGGCTACTACCTGCCCCTGTTCGGGCTGCCGTTGCTGGTGTTCCTCGTCGTGGACGTGACGGTGGGCGTGGTGCGGCGACGCGGGACGGGGGCCGGCGCGTGA